A single region of the Lycium barbarum isolate Lr01 chromosome 2, ASM1917538v2, whole genome shotgun sequence genome encodes:
- the LOC132629021 gene encoding uncharacterized protein LOC132629021 — translation MAIHLDAHELIVFGDSDLLIRQAQGEWETRDIKLIPYKQYLEDLSKRFKSIEFIYIPRFHNELADALATLASMLPYPGNSYINPLEIQIRDQHGYCNTIEVEPNAWGIDVIGPIEPKASNGHRFILVAIDYFTKWVEVVTFKSVTKKAVVDFVHSNIICRFGIPKTIITDNAANLNSDLMKEVCEQFKIVHHNSSPYRPKANGVVEAANKNIKKILRKMVQGSRKRQEKLPFALLGYRTTIRTFVGATPYLLVYGIEAVIPAEVEIPSLRIIVEAEIDDTEWVKSRLEQLSLIDEKRLTAVCFGQLYRQRMARIYDKKVSPRHFEVGQLVMKRILPHQEEARGKFAPNWQGPYVIKQVLSKGALQLSDIEGKVADIAINTDSVKRYYV, via the exons ATGGCAATACATCTGGATGCACATGAGTTAATAGTTTTTGGAGATTCTGACTTACTCATTCGGCAGGCTCAGGGTGAATGGGAAACTCGAGACATCAAGCTCATTCCGTACAAACAATATTTGGAGGACCTTAGCAAAAGGTTTAAGTCAATTGAGTTCATATATATTCCCAGATTTCACAATGAGTtggctgatgctttggccacttTAGCCTCAATGCTTCCATACCCAGGCAATTCTTACATTAATCCGTTGGAGATTCAGATTAGGGATCAACATGGTTATTGCAATACAATTGAAGTAGAGCCAAATG CTTGGGGGATAGATGTTATTGGGCCAATCGAGCCAAAAGCTTCTAATGGGCACAGATTCATTCTAGTtgccattgactacttcaccaaatgggtagaAGTTGTTACGTTCAAATCAGTCACCAAGAAAGCAGTGGTAGACTTTGTTCACTCTAACATCATATGTCGTTTTGGTATACCAAAGACCATTATCACGGACAATGCGGCCAATCTTAATAGCGATCTCATGAAGGAGGTATGTGAGCAATTTAAAATTGTGCATCACAACTCTAGCCCTTATCGACCTAAAGCCAATGGAGTTGTTGAAGCTgcaaacaaaaacatcaagaagatcctcagGAAGATGGTACAAGGATCCAGGAAAAGGCAAGAGAAATTGCCTTTTGCTCTTTTAGGGTACCGCACGACTATCCGCACGTTTGTTGGCGCAACTCCTTACTTATTGGTTTATGGAATTGAGGCGGTCATACCAGCAGAAGTAGAGATCCCCTCTCTTCGAATCATTGTTGAAGCAGAGATTGATGACACGGAATGGGTCAAGTCTAGACTAGAACAATTATCGTTAATCGATGAAAAGCGGTTGACGGCGGTTTGTTTTGGCCAGTTATACCGGCAAAGGATGGCTCGCATTTACGACAAGAAGGTGAGTCCAAGACATTTTGAGGTGGGCCAACTTGTTATGAAACGCATCCTTCCGCACCAAGAAGAAGCGAGGGGAAAATTCGCCCCAAATTGGCAGGGCCCTTATGTTATCAAACAAGTGTTGTCAAAGGGAGCTTTGCAGTTGTCCGATATAGAAGGAAAGGTGGCTGACATAGCCATTAACACAGACTCAGTCAAAAGATATTATGTTTGA
- the LOC132629022 gene encoding pectin acetylesterase 8-like, whose amino-acid sequence MRSVSSRWHQWLFLVICSLIQVKAEVLQPTVEKTLVKDAVSKGAVCLDGSPAAYHYDKGFGDGVNNWVVFLEGGGWCGSVEDCAIRFGNFLGSSNHMNNTRVFSGLLDYNKTNNPDFYNWHRILIKYCDGSSFTGDVESVDKATNQHYRGARIFQTIMEELLAKGMKNAKNAILSGNSAGGLAAMIHCDRFRSLLPSTPRVKCLSDGGYFLLDNDGKRGKVLESTFAAVVNLHNSAKMLPSSCTSRKLDPTLCFFPQNLQQYIKTPLFIINSAYDSYQIQFTVIPSAQRADFKENCMPDFNNCSSDQQKMLRDFGAEFVSALPNSNNPSQRGMFVNSCFIHLQISYSTSWTSPLLMVNNKTVAKAFGDWFFERDLCRETVKLQDLPQICRPPPQPAQGQREDPPKRL is encoded by the exons ATGAG AAGTGTTTCATCAAGATGGCATCAGTGGTTATTCCTAGTGATTTGTTCATTGATACAAGTAAAAGCTGAGGTTTTGCAACCAACAGTTGAGAAAACGCTTGTTAAAGATGCCGTCTCAAAAGGAGCTG TTTGTTTAGACGGAAGTCCAGCAGCATATCATTATGACAAAGGGTTTGGAGATGGAGTCAATAATTGGGTAGTTTTTCTTGAG GGGGGAGGATGGTGTGGAAGTGTGGAAGATTGTGCAATCCGTTTTGGCAACTTCTTGGGCTCCTCTAACCATATGAATAACACCCGTGTTTTTAGCGGCTTGCTAGATTACAACAAGACCAATAATCCAG ACTTTTACAATTGGCACAGAATTTTGATCAAATATTGCGATGGATCTTCATTCACAGGAGACGTTGAATCAGTCGATAAA GCTACCAACCAACATTATAGAGGTGCAAGGATTTTTCAAACAATTATGGAGGAGCTACTAGCAAAAGGAATGAAGAATGCAAAAAAT GCTATTCTTTCAGGCAATTCAGCTGGTGGATTGGCTGCTATGATCCATTGTGATCGTTTTCGATCTCTATTACCTAGCACGCCTAGAGTTAAATGCCTCTCAGATGGTGGATATTTTTTACTTGA CAATGATGGCAAGAGAGGGAAAGTATTGGAATCAACCTTTGCTGCAGTGGTTAACTTGCAT AATTCAGCAAAAATGTTGCCTTCATCATGTACTTCAAGAAAATTGGATCCAACATTG TGTTTTTTCCCACAAAATTTACAACAATATATCAAGACACCACTTTTCATAATCAATTCTGCTTATGATTCATACCAG ATACAATTTACCGTTATACCCTCCGCACAGAGAGCTGACTTTAAGGAAAATTGTATGCCAGATTTCAATAATTGCTCTTCCGATCAGCAAAAGATGTTACGAG ATTTTGGGGCAGAATTTGTAAGTGCATTACCAAACTCAAACAACCCTTCACAAAGAGGAATGTTCGTCAACTCTTGCTTCATACATCTACAAATTTCCTACAGTACCAGCTGGACTAGTCCTTTACTCATGGTGAACAATAAG ACAGTTGCAAAGGCATTTGGTGACTGGTTCTTTGAACGAGATCTCTGCCGAGAGACGGTCAAACTACAAGATTTGCCACAAATATGTCGTCCACCCCCTCAACCGGCTCAAGGTCAACGCGAAGACCCCCCAAAACGACTCTGA